From one Amycolatopsis sp. FDAARGOS 1241 genomic stretch:
- a CDS encoding thiamine pyrophosphate-binding protein has translation MRILTEAQVRRVYAVVGQAFLELLDALQREREVTVISARHDSGAAFMAEAEGKLTERPAVLLASRGPSAASLAIGVQTAYQDETPMVVLLETPGLDRTVTGELPTSDLTAMFESIAKWCVRANDPDDVPGLLAEGLTRCREGRPGPVVIGVPSDAWGVPYDSAKPAAKVRPPITGTLGRSAEAVAGLVDEARYPVVIVGGRARSARDELIAVADELSLPVYNAFRRQDAFPETHERYAGHLGLGIPARQLDALERADLVLALGTQLDEVTTQGYRYPTAQQTLVLVGTGIDEPRRRGLTFRVDSEVEPFLRELRAVATPRTRRASAANAAVHTFMTPPDTSGNTRVHPVDVIRALRKLAPEDTIVTSDAGNFAQFMHRYWCFTAPRSQLGPSNAATGYAVPAAVAAKLAEPRRAVVAMVGDAGTLMTGQEIETAVRYRAPVMVVVFQNGVHGSLAMHQARVHGRLSGVTIPLTDFASWARGLGAAGYTVDDREELEAIIASALVRQRPCVIDVRTDPDVVTPDVRLSALLSAVRPGAPGQ, from the coding sequence GTGCGCATCCTGACCGAGGCCCAGGTCCGCCGGGTGTACGCGGTCGTCGGTCAGGCGTTCCTGGAATTGCTCGACGCGCTGCAGCGCGAGCGCGAAGTCACCGTCATCTCGGCGCGCCACGACTCGGGTGCCGCGTTCATGGCCGAGGCCGAGGGCAAGCTCACCGAACGCCCCGCCGTGCTCCTCGCCAGCCGCGGACCGAGTGCCGCGAGCCTCGCCATCGGGGTGCAGACGGCCTACCAGGACGAGACGCCGATGGTTGTCCTCCTCGAGACGCCGGGGCTCGACCGCACGGTCACCGGTGAGCTGCCGACCTCCGACCTCACGGCGATGTTCGAGTCGATCGCCAAGTGGTGCGTCCGCGCCAACGACCCCGACGACGTGCCCGGCCTGCTCGCCGAGGGCCTCACCCGCTGCCGCGAGGGCCGCCCGGGCCCCGTCGTGATCGGCGTGCCGAGCGACGCGTGGGGCGTCCCGTACGACTCGGCCAAACCGGCGGCCAAGGTGCGGCCGCCGATCACGGGGACGCTGGGCCGTTCGGCCGAAGCCGTCGCCGGGCTCGTCGACGAAGCCCGCTACCCGGTCGTCATCGTCGGCGGCCGCGCGCGTTCGGCCCGCGACGAGCTCATCGCCGTGGCGGACGAGCTGTCGCTGCCCGTGTACAACGCCTTCCGCCGGCAGGACGCGTTCCCCGAGACCCACGAGCGCTACGCCGGCCACCTCGGCCTCGGCATCCCGGCGCGCCAGCTCGACGCGCTCGAACGCGCCGACCTCGTGCTCGCGCTCGGCACGCAGCTCGACGAGGTCACCACCCAGGGCTACCGCTACCCGACGGCGCAGCAGACGCTCGTGCTGGTCGGCACCGGCATCGACGAACCGCGCCGCCGGGGCCTGACGTTCCGCGTCGACTCGGAGGTGGAGCCGTTCCTGCGGGAGCTGCGGGCGGTCGCGACGCCGCGCACGCGTCGGGCCTCGGCCGCCAACGCAGCCGTGCACACCTTCATGACCCCGCCCGACACGAGTGGCAACACGCGCGTGCATCCCGTCGACGTGATCCGCGCCCTGCGCAAGCTGGCGCCCGAGGACACGATCGTGACGAGCGACGCGGGCAACTTCGCGCAGTTCATGCACCGCTACTGGTGCTTCACCGCCCCGCGCAGCCAGCTCGGCCCGAGCAATGCCGCCACGGGGTACGCCGTGCCCGCGGCCGTCGCCGCGAAGCTCGCCGAGCCGCGGCGCGCGGTCGTCGCGATGGTCGGCGACGCCGGCACGCTCATGACGGGCCAGGAGATCGAGACAGCGGTGCGCTACCGGGCACCGGTGATGGTCGTCGTGTTTCAGAACGGGGTCCACGGGTCACTCGCGATGCACCAAGCGCGCGTCCACGGGCGGCTTTCGGGCGTGACGATCCCGTTGACCGACTTCGCTTCGTGGGCGCGCGGGCTCGGCGCCGCCGGGTACACCGTGGACGATCGGGAGGAACTCGAGGCGATCATCGCGAGTGCGCTGGTGCGCCAGCGTCCGTGTGTGATCGATGTGAGGACGGACCCCGACGTGGTCACGCCGGACGTCCGGTTGAGCGCACTTCTCAGCGCGGTTCGCCCAGGCGCGCCGGGTCAGTGA
- a CDS encoding hydroxyacid-oxoacid transhydrogenase, translating to MTSTAHETVFTYGAPALKYGTGASDEIGYDLTQYGARRVLVVTDPTVAATGWPARIAEGIAGYGIATEIFDGVHVEPTDVSLQKAVDFARGSGPYDGFVAVGGGSSIDTAKAANLLTSNEGELMDYVNAPVGGGRAPANPLKPLVAVPTTTGTGSESTTVCVLDVLSLRVKSGISHLRLRPTLAVVDPRLTVTQPAGVTAASGMDILCHAAESYTAKPYTSFDRKKPEQRVPYCGSNPLADLFAEKSLSLLSWALPRAVSNGEDLEAREAMALAATLAGLGFGNAGVHIPHANAYPIAGQVRDFHPDGYPGEEAMVPHGMAVSLTAPSAFRFTFSAAPERHLRVARLLAPDFEWAGDFEDHLPAVLTNLMREIGIPSGIGAVGYSESDVDSLVQGTLKQQRLLATAPREASEEDLSAILRDSVELW from the coding sequence TTGACGTCCACTGCACATGAAACCGTTTTCACCTACGGCGCACCCGCGCTGAAGTACGGCACCGGCGCGAGCGACGAGATCGGCTACGACCTCACCCAGTACGGCGCGCGCCGGGTGCTCGTGGTGACGGATCCGACCGTTGCCGCGACCGGGTGGCCCGCGCGGATCGCCGAGGGGATCGCCGGGTACGGCATCGCCACGGAGATCTTCGACGGCGTCCACGTGGAGCCCACCGACGTGAGCCTCCAGAAGGCCGTCGACTTCGCACGCGGCTCGGGTCCCTACGACGGGTTCGTCGCCGTGGGCGGCGGGTCCAGCATCGACACCGCGAAGGCCGCGAACCTGCTGACCAGCAATGAGGGCGAGCTGATGGACTACGTCAACGCTCCCGTCGGCGGCGGCCGCGCGCCCGCCAACCCGCTGAAGCCGCTGGTCGCGGTTCCGACCACCACCGGAACCGGTTCCGAGAGCACCACCGTCTGCGTGCTCGACGTGCTGTCCCTGCGCGTGAAGAGCGGCATCAGCCACCTGCGCCTGCGCCCGACGCTGGCCGTCGTGGATCCCCGCCTCACGGTCACGCAGCCGGCGGGCGTGACGGCCGCGAGCGGCATGGACATCCTGTGCCACGCGGCGGAGAGCTACACCGCGAAGCCGTACACGTCGTTCGACCGGAAGAAGCCGGAGCAGCGTGTGCCCTACTGCGGGTCGAACCCGCTGGCGGACCTGTTCGCGGAGAAGTCCCTGTCGCTGTTGTCGTGGGCCCTGCCCCGCGCCGTGAGCAACGGCGAGGACCTGGAGGCGCGCGAAGCGATGGCGCTGGCGGCGACGCTGGCCGGGCTGGGCTTCGGCAACGCGGGGGTGCACATCCCGCACGCCAACGCGTACCCGATCGCGGGCCAGGTGCGGGACTTCCACCCCGACGGCTACCCCGGTGAGGAAGCCATGGTGCCCCACGGGATGGCCGTGTCGCTGACCGCGCCTTCGGCGTTCCGCTTCACGTTCTCCGCCGCACCGGAGCGGCACCTGCGCGTGGCGCGGCTGCTGGCGCCGGACTTCGAATGGGCCGGCGACTTCGAGGACCACCTGCCGGCGGTGCTGACGAACCTGATGCGTGAGATCGGGATCCCGTCCGGCATCGGCGCGGTGGGGTATTCGGAGTCCGATGTGGACTCGCTCGTCCAGGGAACGCTGAAGCAGCAGCGGTTGCTGGCGACGGCGCCGCGAGAAGCGTCCGAAGAGGACCTTTCGGCGATCCTGCGGGACTCGGTCGAGCTGTGGTGA
- a CDS encoding thioesterase family protein translates to MVSYPHWQTVPLRWKDNDAYGHVNNVVHYSLMDTVINTFLVEQGGLDIETGAVIGLCVESQCRYHASVSFPGSLRIGLRVAHLGKSSVRYEIGMYSAADALVAEGHFVHVFVDRESRRPVPVEGKLRDALAALVTTGG, encoded by the coding sequence GTGGTGAGTTACCCGCACTGGCAGACGGTTCCGTTGCGGTGGAAGGACAACGACGCCTACGGGCACGTGAACAACGTCGTCCACTACTCGCTGATGGACACGGTGATCAACACGTTCCTCGTCGAACAGGGCGGGCTGGACATCGAGACCGGGGCCGTGATCGGGTTGTGCGTGGAGTCGCAGTGCCGCTACCACGCCTCGGTGTCGTTCCCGGGGTCGCTGCGGATCGGGCTGCGGGTGGCGCACCTCGGGAAGTCGAGCGTGCGGTACGAAATCGGGATGTACAGCGCCGCCGACGCGTTGGTCGCCGAGGGGCACTTCGTGCACGTGTTCGTGGACCGGGAATCGCGCCGGCCGGTGCCGGTCGAGGGGAAGCTGCGGGACGCACTGGCGGCGCTCGTCACCACCGGGGGCTGA
- a CDS encoding cysteine hydrolase family protein: MQFDDDKLDPAKAAVLVVDVQNDYCHPDGACARRGNDVSAAKEMLPRLRGLLTGARAHGVPVIFIRTAHEKATDSAALTVRSGGRSGVVCRAGTWGAEFFEVAPLPDETVVTKHRYSAFLNTRLDSVLRTARAETLVMAGVSTNVCVESTARHGYMLDYHIAFVGDCCAAFSQAEHEAALTNIDGYFGSVMPAEQLLETWGSLAREDISPGR; the protein is encoded by the coding sequence GTGCAGTTCGACGACGACAAGCTGGACCCCGCGAAGGCGGCCGTCCTCGTGGTGGACGTGCAGAACGACTACTGCCACCCCGACGGGGCCTGCGCTCGCCGCGGCAACGACGTCAGCGCGGCCAAGGAGATGCTTCCCCGGTTGCGGGGCCTGCTGACCGGCGCCCGCGCCCACGGTGTGCCGGTCATCTTCATCCGGACTGCCCACGAGAAGGCGACCGATTCGGCCGCCCTGACCGTCCGGTCCGGTGGCCGTTCGGGCGTGGTCTGCCGGGCCGGCACGTGGGGTGCGGAGTTCTTCGAGGTCGCGCCGCTGCCGGACGAGACCGTCGTGACCAAGCACCGCTACAGCGCGTTCCTCAACACCCGGCTCGATTCGGTGCTGCGCACGGCGCGGGCCGAGACGCTGGTGATGGCCGGGGTCAGCACGAACGTCTGCGTCGAGTCGACCGCCCGGCACGGCTACATGCTGGACTACCACATCGCGTTCGTCGGCGACTGCTGCGCGGCCTTCTCCCAGGCCGAGCACGAGGCCGCGCTGACGAACATCGACGGCTACTTCGGCTCGGTGATGCCGGCCGAGCAGCTGCTCGAAACGTGGGGTTCCCTCGCTCGCGAAGACATTTCACCTGGCCGTTGA
- a CDS encoding cytochrome P450 — MTTARHAPDILSAEFAADPYSAYDIMLEDEPLIWHEAMQSYIVSRYDDVARAFREPVFTTDNYSWQLEPAHGRTILQMSGREHSIRRALVVPAFRGNELEQKFRPVIERNSQQLIDAFRGKGEADLVQDYARHFPINVIVDMLGLDQSDHERFQRWYTAIIAFLGNLSQDPDVAAAGVRTREELAEYLLPIIRERRENLGEDLLSTLCSAEVDGTRMSDEDIKAFCSLLLAAGGETTDKAIASVFKNLLEHPDQLEAVRADHSLIPKAFAETLRYTPPVHMIMRQPAEDIEIGGGSVPAGSTVTCLIGAANRDPRRFANPNEFDILRTDLPTETAFSAAANHLSFALGRHFCVGALLAKTEIEVGVAQLLDAMPNLRLADNADTHEAGVFTRGPSALPVRFSAN; from the coding sequence ATGACCACGGCACGACACGCGCCGGACATTCTTTCGGCCGAATTCGCGGCCGATCCGTATTCCGCCTACGACATCATGCTCGAAGACGAGCCGCTGATCTGGCACGAAGCGATGCAGAGCTACATCGTTTCGCGTTACGACGACGTCGCCCGGGCCTTTCGGGAACCGGTGTTCACGACGGACAACTACAGCTGGCAGCTGGAACCCGCGCACGGGCGCACGATCCTGCAGATGAGCGGGCGCGAGCACTCGATCCGGCGGGCACTGGTCGTGCCGGCGTTCCGCGGCAACGAGCTGGAGCAGAAGTTCCGGCCCGTCATCGAACGGAACTCACAACAGCTGATCGACGCGTTCCGCGGCAAGGGCGAAGCCGATCTCGTCCAGGACTACGCACGGCACTTCCCCATCAACGTCATCGTGGACATGCTCGGCCTGGACCAGAGCGACCACGAGCGGTTCCAGCGCTGGTACACCGCGATCATCGCGTTCCTCGGCAACCTCAGCCAGGACCCGGACGTCGCCGCTGCCGGGGTGCGCACGCGTGAGGAGCTGGCGGAGTACCTGCTGCCGATCATCCGCGAGCGCCGCGAGAACCTGGGTGAGGACCTGCTCTCCACACTCTGCTCGGCCGAGGTCGACGGCACGCGGATGAGCGACGAGGACATCAAGGCGTTCTGCAGCCTGCTCCTGGCCGCCGGTGGTGAAACCACGGACAAGGCCATCGCCAGCGTGTTCAAGAACCTGCTCGAACACCCGGACCAGCTCGAAGCCGTGCGCGCCGACCACAGCCTGATCCCGAAGGCCTTCGCCGAGACACTGCGCTACACGCCGCCGGTGCACATGATCATGCGCCAGCCCGCCGAGGACATCGAGATCGGCGGCGGCTCCGTGCCGGCGGGCAGCACCGTGACGTGCCTGATCGGCGCGGCCAACCGCGACCCACGGCGGTTCGCGAACCCGAACGAGTTCGACATCCTCCGCACGGACCTCCCGACGGAAACCGCGTTCTCCGCCGCCGCGAACCACCTGTCGTTCGCGCTCGGGCGGCACTTCTGCGTCGGTGCGCTGCTGGCGAAGACGGAGATCGAGGTGGGCGTCGCGCAGCTGCTCGACGCGATGCCGAACCTGCGCCTCGCCGACAATGCGGACACCCACGAAGCGGGGGTGTTCACGCGCGGCCCGTCCGCCCTGCCGGTGCGGTTCAGCGCCAACTAG
- a CDS encoding cytochrome P450, producing the protein MTDHQRPDGSTEDYVKLYGRQFQEDPATLYGQIRAQYGGVAPVLLDGDVPAWLVCGYRELHQVTSDSQLFARDTRRWNQWDTVPADWPLLPYVAHNPSVMFTEAMEHRRRAGAIGDALSAVDQFDLRQHCEQIADRLIDTFAGTGEADLITQYAQQIPLLVIAKMYGMPEAETPALVRDVAMSLDVGPDAIPAYGRVQEAMGRLLQLKHRAPGLDVPSHMMQSAANLTDAEIVQDLLVVTAAAQQPTANWIGNTIRLMLTDDRFAMTLSGGRGSVGEALNEVLWHDTPTQNFIGRFATRDTQLGGRRIRTGDMLVLGLAAANADPHVRPDLAGGAAGNHAHMSFGHGEHGCPHPAPEVAEVIARTTVEVLLDRLPDLSLSVPDHALRWQKSMWMRGLESLPVTFTPTYVASHAASWR; encoded by the coding sequence GTGACCGACCACCAGCGCCCCGATGGGTCCACTGAGGACTACGTCAAGCTCTACGGCAGGCAGTTCCAGGAAGATCCCGCCACGCTCTACGGGCAGATCCGTGCGCAGTATGGCGGCGTCGCTCCGGTGTTGCTCGACGGCGACGTGCCCGCGTGGCTGGTCTGCGGTTACCGCGAGCTCCACCAGGTCACCAGCGATTCACAGCTGTTCGCGCGCGACACGCGCCGCTGGAACCAGTGGGACACCGTGCCGGCCGACTGGCCGCTGCTGCCGTACGTGGCGCACAACCCGTCGGTGATGTTCACCGAGGCGATGGAGCACCGCCGCCGCGCGGGCGCGATCGGCGACGCACTGTCCGCTGTGGACCAGTTCGACCTCCGCCAACACTGCGAGCAGATCGCCGACCGGCTCATCGACACCTTCGCCGGCACCGGTGAAGCCGACCTGATCACGCAGTACGCGCAGCAGATCCCGCTGCTGGTCATCGCGAAGATGTACGGCATGCCGGAGGCCGAGACCCCGGCGCTGGTGCGCGACGTCGCGATGTCGCTGGACGTGGGCCCCGACGCGATCCCCGCGTACGGCCGGGTGCAGGAGGCCATGGGCCGGTTGCTGCAGCTCAAGCACCGCGCGCCCGGCCTCGACGTGCCGTCGCACATGATGCAGAGCGCCGCCAACCTCACCGATGCCGAGATCGTGCAGGACCTGCTGGTGGTCACGGCAGCCGCTCAGCAGCCGACGGCCAACTGGATCGGCAACACGATCCGGCTCATGCTCACCGACGACCGCTTCGCGATGACGCTTTCGGGCGGCCGCGGGAGCGTCGGCGAAGCCCTCAACGAGGTCCTCTGGCACGACACGCCCACGCAGAACTTCATCGGCCGCTTCGCCACGCGCGACACCCAGCTGGGCGGTCGCCGCATCCGCACCGGCGACATGCTGGTGCTGGGTCTCGCCGCGGCGAACGCCGACCCCCACGTGCGCCCCGATCTCGCCGGGGGCGCGGCGGGGAACCACGCGCACATGTCGTTCGGCCACGGCGAGCACGGCTGTCCGCACCCCGCTCCCGAGGTCGCAGAAGTCATCGCCCGCACGACCGTCGAGGTGCTGCTCGACCGCCTGCCCGACCTGTCGCTGTCGGTACCGGACCACGCACTGCGGTGGCAGAAGTCGATGTGGATGCGCGGGCTGGAGTCACTGCCCGTCACGTTCACTCCGACGTATGTGGCCAGCCACGCCGCTAGTTGGCGCTGA
- a CDS encoding ATP/GTP-binding protein, producing the protein MIVGGFGVGKTTMVRSVSEIRPLSTEETMTQAGIGIDHGLQGKTTTTVAFDFGRISLDERMVLYLFGAPGQERFWFLWDRLFSGTLGAVVLVDTRRLADSWYAIDRLEHHGTPFIVARNNFEPPAHDLSQVRDALDLSPDVPLIDCDARSRESSKQVLISLVDHLYSLSTARENQP; encoded by the coding sequence GTGATCGTCGGGGGCTTCGGCGTCGGCAAGACCACGATGGTCCGCTCCGTGAGCGAGATCCGTCCGCTGAGCACCGAAGAAACGATGACGCAGGCCGGCATCGGCATCGACCACGGCCTGCAGGGCAAGACCACCACCACGGTCGCGTTCGACTTCGGCCGCATCAGCCTCGACGAGCGCATGGTGCTGTACTTGTTCGGCGCACCGGGCCAGGAGCGCTTCTGGTTCCTGTGGGACCGCCTCTTCTCCGGCACGCTCGGCGCGGTGGTGCTCGTGGACACCCGCCGCCTGGCCGATTCCTGGTACGCGATCGACCGGCTCGAGCACCACGGCACGCCGTTCATCGTGGCGCGCAACAACTTCGAGCCACCCGCCCATGACCTGAGCCAGGTACGCGACGCGCTCGACCTGTCGCCCGACGTGCCCTTGATCGACTGTGACGCGCGCAGCCGCGAGTCCTCCAAGCAGGTGCTCATCTCACTCGTCGATCACCTCTACTCGCTGTCCACCGCCCGGGAGAACCAGCCGTGA
- a CDS encoding DUF742 domain-containing protein translates to MIRRAVEEEDPDRLYTLTGGRSRTDDLELDLVTIIVAESAPSAGMQSEHVRILRITRHPTSVVELSSELSLPVSVVKILVTDLLDSGKVSARHPSFAQAPKSIPDSEFLKKVLVGLRNL, encoded by the coding sequence ATGATCCGCCGCGCCGTCGAGGAAGAGGACCCCGACCGCCTCTACACGCTCACGGGCGGCCGCAGCCGCACCGACGACCTGGAGCTCGACCTCGTCACGATCATCGTCGCCGAATCGGCGCCGTCGGCCGGGATGCAGTCGGAGCACGTGAGGATTCTGCGGATCACGCGGCACCCGACGTCGGTCGTCGAGCTCTCGTCGGAGCTGTCGCTACCGGTGAGCGTGGTGAAGATCCTGGTCACGGACCTCCTCGACAGCGGCAAGGTGTCGGCCCGGCACCCCTCCTTCGCGCAGGCACCCAAGTCCATCCCCGACTCCGAATTCCTCAAGAAGGTGCTCGTTGGACTCCGCAATCTCTGA
- a CDS encoding roadblock/LC7 domain-containing protein, producing the protein MNTQNTNLEWLLENLVGNTPGAVHALVLSKDGLKLCHTAGLSVDKADQLAAIAAGVQALSHGASAEFGDGSGGIRNSMTEFHGGILFIVEAGLGAHLAVIAAEEADVGLIGHNMDELVEQIGAFLTSAPRYAQAGPTA; encoded by the coding sequence ATGAACACCCAGAACACGAACCTCGAATGGCTGCTGGAGAACCTCGTGGGCAACACGCCCGGGGCTGTCCACGCGCTCGTGCTGTCCAAGGACGGCCTCAAGCTCTGCCACACCGCCGGGCTCTCGGTCGACAAGGCCGACCAGCTGGCAGCGATCGCCGCCGGCGTGCAGGCGCTGTCCCACGGCGCGTCGGCCGAATTCGGTGACGGCAGCGGCGGCATCCGCAACTCGATGACCGAGTTCCACGGCGGCATCCTGTTCATCGTCGAGGCCGGCCTCGGTGCCCACCTCGCCGTGATCGCCGCCGAGGAAGCCGACGTCGGCCTCATCGGGCACAACATGGACGAGCTGGTCGAGCAGATCGGCGCGTTCCTGACCTCCGCTCCGCGCTACGCGCAGGCCGGTCCGACGGCATGA
- a CDS encoding ATP-binding protein, giving the protein MSEQLPARHAQQRRPAVPATVAVPVTAVVAGALWAWVTLEVPAVNRVLVAAAAAVTWIALCAAVYVATRRSSALEAAEASAGQARAEAEAANQHAEAQSAQLGQLVDQTIPGLVALLRDGKSASDVYAATPRPENQVHERLVRTFVDEIALGERRRAAATAACANAAGRVQALSTSILADLREMENHCPEDMLGEVLKVDHSTAQAGRLADSIAVLTGARSGRRWAKPIRMESILRGAMGRIGAYQRVRLHSTSGSAVAGYAAEDVMHALAELMDNATKFSAPSEEVHVYVEDLHNGAVITIEDGGLGMKPQALERAEKAVAQNEKLDLTMISGTRLGLAVVGQLARKHQLHVFFRPSSRGGTGVVLRIPNHLITQPRPEPLAEPEPQREVRQPALGQTLEALETGTRGTLEPVLLTESGGLPKRPRGQTLAASRQLGAASPGPSPSPRPASRTHADSGARFGAFQQSRTRRVAAAPAESPADTDDHD; this is encoded by the coding sequence ATGTCGGAACAACTGCCCGCCCGCCACGCGCAGCAGCGCAGGCCCGCCGTCCCGGCCACGGTCGCCGTGCCGGTGACGGCGGTCGTCGCCGGTGCGCTGTGGGCGTGGGTGACGCTGGAGGTGCCGGCGGTAAACCGGGTGCTCGTCGCGGCGGCCGCGGCCGTCACCTGGATCGCGCTGTGCGCCGCGGTGTACGTCGCCACGCGCCGGTCGTCCGCGCTCGAAGCGGCCGAGGCGAGCGCCGGCCAGGCCCGGGCCGAAGCCGAAGCCGCGAACCAGCACGCCGAAGCCCAGAGCGCGCAGCTGGGCCAGCTCGTCGACCAGACCATTCCGGGCCTGGTCGCGCTCCTGCGCGACGGCAAGAGCGCCAGCGACGTCTACGCCGCCACCCCGCGTCCGGAGAACCAGGTCCACGAGCGGCTGGTGCGCACCTTCGTCGACGAGATCGCCCTCGGCGAGCGCCGCCGCGCGGCCGCCACCGCCGCGTGCGCGAACGCCGCCGGCCGCGTGCAGGCGCTGTCCACCAGCATCCTCGCCGACCTGCGCGAGATGGAGAACCACTGCCCCGAGGACATGCTGGGCGAGGTCCTCAAGGTCGACCACAGCACGGCGCAGGCCGGCCGCCTCGCCGACTCGATCGCGGTGCTCACGGGCGCGCGCTCCGGCCGCCGCTGGGCGAAGCCGATCCGCATGGAGAGCATCCTGCGCGGCGCCATGGGCCGCATCGGCGCCTACCAGCGCGTGCGCCTCCACTCGACGAGCGGCAGCGCCGTCGCCGGGTACGCCGCCGAGGACGTCATGCACGCCCTGGCCGAGCTGATGGACAACGCCACCAAGTTCTCCGCGCCCTCGGAAGAGGTCCACGTCTACGTCGAGGACCTCCACAACGGCGCCGTGATCACCATCGAAGACGGCGGCCTCGGCATGAAGCCGCAGGCGCTCGAACGCGCCGAGAAAGCCGTGGCGCAGAACGAGAAGCTCGACCTCACGATGATCTCCGGCACCCGCCTCGGCCTCGCCGTCGTCGGCCAGCTCGCGCGCAAGCACCAGCTGCACGTGTTCTTCCGCCCGTCCTCGCGCGGCGGCACCGGCGTGGTCCTGCGCATCCCCAACCACCTGATCACGCAGCCGCGCCCGGAGCCGCTCGCCGAGCCCGAGCCGCAGCGCGAAGTGCGCCAGCCGGCCCTGGGCCAGACGCTCGAAGCACTCGAGACCGGCACCCGCGGCACGCTCGAACCCGTGCTGCTCACCGAGTCGGGCGGCCTGCCGAAGCGCCCGCGCGGCCAAACGCTCGCCGCGTCGCGCCAGCTCGGCGCCGCGAGTCCCGGCCCGAGTCCCAGCCCGCGCCCGGCGAGCCGCACCCACGCCGATAGCGGCGCGCGGTTCGGCGCCTTCCAGCAGAGCCGCACCCGCCGGGTCGCGGCCGCGCCGGCCGAGTCGCCCGCGGACACCGATGACCACGACTGA
- a CDS encoding glycosyltransferase 87 family protein produces the protein MNFGRWLHARATWVRAATHRKLVFAAVAVLVTGAVVALVGNLDSVDLQIYRFGAEAVFRGDDLYGPLPVPTTGTPLPFIYPPFAAVVFMVMTLPPLSVASVLMDLVSLASLWAALYAAVRRLWSAKPAALTATGLAVAALAFEPVRSTIYFGQINLVLMALVAVDCLTPNPRWPRGVLVGLAAAIKVTPAGFLLFFLLTKDFRAARNAVLAGAGATLLGFLVDPRASVEYFFHGGLTGAGGLSGSPYATNQTIEGALNRLALAPFAHDVAWFALSAFVLVAAVVVMRRVDGPLAFVVNATAVLVLSPISWSHHWVWVAPALLILAARVRTIRGGAMLAVVTAVFITAPHGFLPSDHLRELGWSPWEHLVGDSYLLLGLGLVTWLLVSTQPATVAEPALQSR, from the coding sequence ATGAACTTCGGCAGGTGGCTGCACGCGCGAGCCACCTGGGTGCGCGCCGCCACGCACCGCAAGCTGGTCTTCGCCGCCGTCGCGGTGCTGGTCACGGGGGCCGTGGTCGCCCTCGTCGGCAACCTCGACTCCGTCGACCTGCAGATCTACCGCTTCGGCGCCGAAGCCGTTTTCCGCGGCGACGACCTCTACGGCCCGCTCCCCGTCCCGACCACGGGCACCCCGCTGCCGTTCATCTACCCGCCGTTCGCCGCCGTCGTGTTCATGGTGATGACGCTCCCGCCGCTGTCCGTGGCGTCGGTCCTCATGGACCTCGTTTCGCTCGCGTCGCTCTGGGCCGCCCTGTACGCCGCGGTCCGGCGGCTCTGGAGCGCGAAACCGGCCGCGCTCACCGCCACCGGCCTCGCCGTCGCGGCGCTGGCTTTCGAACCGGTGCGTTCGACCATCTACTTCGGACAGATCAACCTCGTCCTCATGGCGCTGGTCGCCGTCGACTGCCTTACGCCCAACCCGCGCTGGCCCCGCGGCGTGCTCGTCGGCCTGGCCGCCGCGATCAAGGTGACACCCGCCGGGTTCCTGCTGTTCTTCTTGCTCACCAAGGATTTCCGCGCCGCCCGCAACGCCGTGCTCGCCGGCGCCGGCGCGACCCTGCTGGGTTTCCTCGTCGACCCGCGCGCCTCCGTCGAGTACTTCTTCCACGGCGGCCTCACCGGCGCGGGCGGGCTCAGCGGTTCGCCCTACGCCACCAACCAGACCATCGAAGGCGCCCTCAACCGCCTCGCCCTCGCGCCCTTCGCGCACGACGTCGCGTGGTTCGCCCTCTCCGCGTTCGTCCTGGTCGCGGCCGTGGTCGTGATGCGCCGCGTCGACGGCCCGCTCGCGTTCGTCGTCAACGCGACGGCCGTGCTCGTCCTCTCGCCGATCTCGTGGTCGCACCACTGGGTCTGGGTCGCGCCCGCGCTGCTGATCCTCGCCGCCCGCGTCCGCACGATCCGCGGCGGCGCGATGCTGGCCGTGGTCACCGCCGTCTTCATCACCGCACCCCACGGCTTCCTCCCGTCCGACCACCTGCGTGAACTCGGCTGGTCGCCCTGGGAACACCTCGTCGGCGACTCCTACCTCCTGCTCGGGCTCGGGCTCGTCACCTGGCTGCTCGTCTCGACCCAGCCGGCCACCGTGGCGGAACCCGCGCTGCAATCGAGATGA